Within Pseudomonas brassicacearum, the genomic segment GTGTTCGAGCAACAGGTTGAGCGCCTCGACCCCCGAGGACGCGGTCATGACTTGCCAATCCTGACGCTGCAACAAGGCTCGCATGCTGAGCAGGTTTTCAGGGTAATCATCAACAATCAAAAGGACAGAGCTGTCTTCGCCGAGCGTTGGTTGCGCGCATTCCATGCTGCTTCTCTTATCGGGCGCCACGTCCGTTTTTACGTAGCAAAGCGGACAAATACTGTCCCCTCACTCTAGACCGGGATTATGAAAAGCAGTAGGTGTCAACGCGCCATCATCCGGGCAAAGCCCGAAATAGCCGACTAACGGTCACCCTCATCGGGCACAGAAACTGCAACGACACCCTCGACGAACATTTGACGTCAAACATCCGCCGAACGGTTAACAAGAAAAGCCCCTGTCCAGCGTTCCAAAACGCTTCAAAAGGGCGGTTTAAAGCCTCCCGCTACGGCATAAACGTTTACATCTCGATACGCAGGACCTGGACATGATTGATCTCGCAACCTGGAACTTGAGCATCCCCGAGGGCAGCCCGGCGATGACCATCGAAACCCCTCGGCTGGTCCAGGGGTTCAAGGACCAATATTTCAACGCAGAAACCGGCACCGTATTCTTCTGGGCACCGGTGACCGGCACCAAGACGGCCAACGCCAGTTACCCGCGCAGCGAACTGCGCGAAACCTACGCTGACGGCACCCTGCGCAATTGGCTTTACCCTGCGGCGGACAATTCCCTGCGCGCGATCGTGACCGTCAATCAGGTGCCTAGCACTGGCAAGATCGTGATCGGCCAGATTCACGCCAAGGACAGCACCAGGCCGATGGTGAAACTGGAGTACCAGTACAAAACCTACAGCTCTACCGGAAATATCGTTGCCAAGGTGCGCATGCGTCCTGACGACGCGACGGGCCAGGTCATCACTATTGCCACGGGCGTGACTCTCAACCGCAGTTTCTCTTACATGATCCACTTGAGCCCCAAGGGCGCGCTGGGCATCACCGCCGCAGGCTACAACTGGCGAACCACCATTGATCCGAGCTGGAAAGCCAAACCGCTCTATTTCAAGGCCGGCGTGTACGTGCAGGACAATACCGGCTATGTCACCGAAGGTGGGAAAGCGACGTTCAGCCTGCTGGAAATCAAACACACCACCCGTTGAATACCGCTCGACTTCGAAGGCATCCGTTTTCCGGGTGCCTTTTTTTTGTCCGCGTAAGGCGAAAGAGCCAAATGGCCATCGCCCAATTGTTCCGAGAAAATCCTGGCTAGCCGACCAACGGTCATTGGTCTCGGGCACAAAAGCGATAAACGCAACTCTGACGGACTGTTGACGCCAACCCTCCGCCAGACGAACGTGCCAAACATTCGCCTGCGCTCCCTTCTGGCCTCAGCAAAAAGCGCGTCTTAGGGCCTCCGGCTGTGGCGTAAATCATTTCTTCTTCTCAGAAAGGATCCGAACATGGTCGATCTTGCAACCTGGAACCTGAGCATCCCCGAAGGCAGTCCGCCGAAAACCATTGAAACGCCTCGGCTGGTGGATGGGTTCAAGGATAAATATTTCAACTCCGAAGGCAGCACGGTGTATTTCTGGTCACCGGTGACCGGCACCAAGACTGAAAACGCGATCTACCCACGCAGCGAATTGCGCGAGACCTACAAGGACGGCACTTTGCGCAATTGGGTCTATCCCGACGCCGACAATCAGCTACGGGCAAAACTCGTTGTCAATCAAGTGCCCAGCAGCGGCAAGATCGTGATTGGTCAGATCCATGCCAAGGACAGCAGCAAGCCCATGGTCAAACTGGAATACCAATACAAGGACGCCAGCGCCACCGGGAACATCGTCGCCAAGGTCCGCATGCGCCCCGATGACAGCGAAGGCAGGGTCATTACCGTTGCCACGGGGGTGGAGCTGAACCGGTCCTTCTCTTACCGGATCCACCTGGATCGTACTGGCGACCTGGGCATCACCGCAGCCGGTCATAGTTGGTACACCACCGTGGGCCGCGCCTGGCGCGACAAGCCGTTGTATTTCAAGGCTGGGGTGTATGTGCAGGACAACACCGGCTACACCAGTGAAGGTGGGAAAGTGACGTTCAGCGTGCTGGATATCGATCACAACACCTGAAATTTCACTTCCGATAATCTCGTAGGAAACCCCCTCTTGTGGCGAGGGGATTTATCCCCGCTGGGCTGCGAAGCAGCCCCTCTTTTCGTCAGACCCACCGCATGTGCCGACTTTACGGCGGCTGCGCCCCCGAGCGGGAGCAAGCTCCCTCGCCACGGGGGGCCGGTGCGTCCTACAGGTCGGTTTTGGCTTCGAAAATCTCCTCTATAGTTCGGTGGGTCTGCTGGCTTTGGTCAGTGGGCAAGGGTTTCGCAGCCCACTGACAGAACAGAGACTTTGCACCGTCAAATGAAAATTCAGGCAAACTCGCCTGCGTTCATTTTATGGCGGTTGCGCGCGGGAGACCTTCGGGTCTGCCGGGTTTGGTCTCTATCTCGGTCTGCGAACCCGCGCGCAACTGCCACCCATTTGTTTCGCAGCAAGAAGGTGGCGATCAATTTTTATTAATAGAGCCCAAACCTTATGACGACGACTCAATCACTTAGCCGCTTCACCCCTCTTACTCCAATCGCCACCACCCAACCTGTGCTGTTCATCGACAAAACCGCCCCGCTAACAGAGCTTCACGCCTGCGCCAGCGAACGCCTACACGCCACCCTCGACTACCTGACACTCATGGCCTGCGCCACCCTGCGCGATTCGGCCGCCAGCGACTTCAATACCCTCACCAATGTTGCCCGGATCCTGGTTCAGGATGTCACCGATGTGTTCGGCGTCATTGAGCAGCGTGGGCTTGAAGAGGAATAAATATTGCGGGCATATCCATTGCTGCGGTAACGGCTGCTTAGGGTTCCGCCCTGACGGCGGCTCACTTTTGAGAAGCGCAAAAGTAAGCAAAACGCTCCTGCCCCACCACTCGGCACCTCGCCTAGGCTCGGTGTGCCCGAACGAAGGCATTGCTCCGTGGGCCCGCCGCGAAGGGCCATCCATGGCCCAGAGTGTGTCAAAACCCTGAAGCCAACCCTTGCTATGATTTCCCCAGGACTTCATTGCAAGGGCTGCCCATGAAACGCTTCATCCAAGGTGAACATCGAGATCAAACTACCTTGCTCCCCGAGAGCTTGGACGACTACGTCAGCGATACCAATCCGGTGCGCGTTGTCGATGTCTTCGTGGATGAACTCGACCTGATCACCTTGGGTTTTGAAAGCGCTGTCCCCGCTAAAACGGGCCGACCGGCTTATCACCCTGCAGTCATGCTGAAAATCTACATCTACGGCTATCTCAACCGTATCCAGTCAAGCCGGCGTCTTGAGTGCGAGGCGCAGCGCAACGTCGAGTTGATGTGGCTGACCGGTCGCCTGATGCCGGATTTCAAGACCATCGCCAACTTCCGCAAAGACAACTCAAAGGCCATTCGAGGAGTCTGTCGGCAGTTCGTCGTGCTGTGTCAACAACTGGGGCTTTTCTCGGAACATTTCGTTGCCATCGATGGCAGTAAATTCAAGGCGGTGAACCACCGCGACCGCAACTTCACCAGCGCCAAGCTGAAGCGCCGGATGGAAGAGATCGAATCAAGCATTGCCCGTTATCTGAAGGCGCTGGATGAGGCTGATCGGCAAGAGCCCAAGTCTTCAGGGCCCAAAGGCGGCCTGGAAGAGAAGATCGCCAAATTGAAGGAGCAGATGAAGGCGCTCCAGGCGATTGAAATACAGCTTGAAGCATCGCCGGACAAACAGATCTCGCTGACCGACCCGGACGCGCGCTCGATGATGATGACGAGCGGTCATGGCATCGTGGGCTACAACGTGCAGACAGCAGTCGATACCAAACACCATTTGATTGTCGCGCACGAGGTGACCAATGTCGGTCACGACCGTGATCAGCTTAGCTCGATGGCCCAGCAGGCCCGTGAGGCGATGCAAATCGAATCGTTGTCGGTGGTAGCGGACCGAGGGTATTACAAAAGCAGAGAAATCCTGGCCTGTCACGAGGCAGGGATCACCGCTTATGTGCCGAAAACGCTGAGTTCGCGGGCCAAATTTGATGGCCGTTTCGGTAATGACGAGTTTATTTACGACGCGGACAAAAATGTGTATGTCTGCCCCGCCAAGCAAGTGCTGATCTGGCGCAACTCTTATGTCGACAAGGGCAAGAAGCTGGACGTTTACTGGCACTCCAACTGCCAGGCCTGTTCGATAAAGGCGCAATGCACGCCGGCCAGAGAGCGAAAGATTCGGCGCTGGGAACATGAGGCGGTACTGGAGGAAATGCAGGTCCGCCTGAACAATGAGCCGCAGATGATGAGCATCCGCAAGCGAACGGTCGAACACCCCTTCGGGACGCTGAAGCAATGGATGGGGGCGACGCATTTTCTGACGCGGCGGCTGGCTGGGGTAAGCACCGAAATGAGCTTGAATGTGCTCGCTTACAATTGGAAAAGGGTGATGAAAATCCTTGGTGCGCAGGGTCTGATGAAAGCGCTGGCGGCCTGAAGCCTGCCGTTTTGCCCCGTTAATCAAGCCTACGGAGCCTTGCTAGCGCTTGTAGGGGCCGTTTGGAGCTACAAGAGCGCTTTAGGTTTTAATCAATTGGCCAACACCTGTCGGCACTACGTGCCGACGATGTTTTATTTGTTTTTACACACCCTGGGCCCAGCGCGGCTATCCCGGCATCCATGCCGGGATGCCCACTCCACAATGCCTGCGTTCGGCCAGCGTGGTTAACGGGGCGCCGAGATCAACGTCCACCGCGAGGCGGCCTTATAGCCGGCCTGGCTCTCCCGGTCGTACACCCATCAAATCTGTTTAAGCAGGACCTGTGGGAGCAAAGCTTGCTCGCGAGGCGGCCTCACAGCCGACCTGGTTCTCCGGGTCGTACACCCATCAGATCAGTTTGAGCAGGACCTGTGGGAGCAAAGCTTGCTCGCGAGGCGGCCTCACAGCCGACCTGGTTCTCCGGGTCGTACACCCATCAGATCTGTTTGAGCAGGACCTGTGGGAGCAAAGCTTGCTCGCGAGGCGGCCTCACAGCCGGCCTGGCTCTCTCAGTCGTACACCCCTCAGATCTGTTTGAGCAGGACCTGTGGGAGCAAAGCTTGCTCGCGAGGCGGCCTGACAGCCGACCTGGTTCTTTCCGGAGGTATACCAATCAGATTTTGGGGGAGCGAGCCTGCTCGCGAAGAGGCCGGTACATTCAACATCTTCATCGACTGAACCACCGCCTTCGCGAGCAAGCTTTGCTCCCACAGGTCCTGCTCAAACAGATCTGACGGGTGTACGACCGGGAGAGCCAGGTCGGCTATAAGGCCGCCTCGCGGTGGATGTTGATCTCGGGCGCCCCGTTAACCACGATGGCCGAACGCAGGCATTGTGGAGTGGGCATCCCGGCATGGATGCCGGGATAGCCGCGCTGGGCCCAGAGTGTGTCAAAACCCTGAAGCCAACCCTTGCTATGATTTCCCCAGGACTTCATTGCAAGGGCTGCCCATGAAACGCTTCGTCCAAGGTGAACATCGAGATCAAACTACCTTGCTCCCCGAGAGCTTGGACGACTACGTCAGCGATACCAATCCGGTGCGCGTTGTCGATGTCTTCGTGGATGAACTCGACCTGATCACCTTGGGTTTTGAAAGCGCTGTCCCCGCTAAAACGGGCCGACCGGCTTATCACCCTGCAGTCATGCTGAAAATCTACATCTACGGCTATCTCAACCGTATCCAGTCAAGCCGGCGTCTTGAGTGCGAGGCGCAGCGCAACGTCGAGTTGATGTGGCTGACCGGTCGCCTGATGCCGGATTTCAAGACCATCGCCAACTTCCGCAAAGACAACTCAAAGGCCATTCGAGGAGTCTGTCGGCAGTTCGTTGTGCTGTGTCAACAACTGGGGCTTTTCTCGGAACATTTCGTTGCCATCGATGGCAGTAAATTCAAGGCGGTGAACCACCGCGACCGCAACTTCACCAGCGCCAAGCTGAAGCGCCGGATGGAAGAGATCGAATCAAGCATTGCCCGTTATCTGAAGGCGCTGGATGAGGCTGATCGGCAAGAGCCCAAGTCTTCAGGGCCCAAAGGCCGCCTGGAAGAGAAGATCGCCAAATTGAAGGAGCAGATGAAGGCGCTCCAGGCGATTGAAATACAGCTTGAAGCATCGCCGGACAAACAGATCTCGCTGACCGACCCGGACGCGCGCTCGATGATGATGACGAGCGGTCATGGCATCGTGGGCTACAACGTGCAGACAGCAGTCGATACCAAACACCATTTGATTGTCGCGCACGAGGTGACCAATGTCGGTCACGACCGTGATCAGCTTAGCTCGATGGCCCAGCAGGCCCGTGAGGCGATGCAAATCGAATCGTTGTCGGTGGTAGCGGACCGAGGGTATTACAAAAGCAGAGAAATCCTGGCCTGTCACGAGGCAGGGATCACCGCTTATGTGCCGAAAACGCTGAGTTCGCGGGCCAAATTTGATGGCCGTTTCGGTAATGACGAGTTTATTTACGACGCGGACAAAAATGTGTACGTCTGCCCCGCCAAGCAAGTGCTGATCTGGCGCAACTCTTATGTCGACAAGGGCAAGAAGCTGGACGTTTACTGGCACTCCAACTGCCAAGCCTGTTCGATAAAGGCGCAATGCACACCGGCCAGAGAGCGAAAGATTCGGCGCTGGGAACATGAGGCGGTACTGGAGGAAATGCAGGTCCGCCTGAACAATGAGCCGCAGATGATGAGCATCCGCAAGCGAACGGTCGAACACCCCTTCGGGACGCTGAAGCAATGGATGGGGACGACACATTTTCTGACGCGGCGGCTGGCTGGGGTGAGCACCGAAATGAGCTTGAATGTGCTCGCTTACAATTGGAAAAGGGTGATGAAAATCCTTGGTGCGCAGGGTCTGATGAAAGCGCTGGCGGCCTGAAGCCTGCCGTTTTGCCCCGTTAATCAAGCCTACGGAGCCTTGCTAGCGCTTGTAGGGGCCGTTTGGAGCTACAAGAGCGCTTTAGGTTTTAATCAATTGGCCAACACCTGTCGGCACTACGTGCCGACGATGTTTTATTTGTTTTTACACACTCTGGGCCATGGATGGCCCTTCGCGGCGGGCCCACGGAGCAATGCCTTCGTTCGGGCATGCCGAGCCTAGGCGAGGCACCGAGTGGTGGGGCAAGCCTTTTTTGCTTACTTTTTTTGGCGTTTGAAAAAAAGTGAGCCGCCGTCAGGGCGGAACCCTAAGCAGCCGTTACCAAAGAAACGGATATACACCCAAATCCCAAACATAAAAAAACCCGCATCACTGCGGGCTTTCTAACAACGCTAAAACATCAATTAACCTTAGCGTTCAACTCACCTTTCAAATACCGCTGATACATAGCCTCCAGCGAGATCGGCTTGATCTTGGAAGCATTACCCGCAGTACCAAACGCCTCATAACGCGCAATACACACATCACGCATCGCCGTCACAGTCGCACCGAAGAACTTACGCGGATCAAACTCACTCGGATTGGTCGCCATCAAACGACGCATCGCACCAGTGGAAGCCAGGCGCAAATCGGTATCGATGTTGACCTTGCGCACGCCATACTTGATGCCTTCGACGATCTCCTCAACCGGTACACCGTAGGTCTCTTTGATGTCGCCACCGTACTGGTTGATGATCGCCAGCCACTCTTGTGGAACCGAGGAAGAACCGTGCATCACCAGGTGAGTGTTGGGGATGCGCTTGTGGATTTCCTTGATGCGGTCGATCGCCAGCACGTCGCCGGTTGGCGGCTTGGTGAACTTGTAGGCGCCGTGGCTGGTGCCGATGGCGATGGCCAGGGCGTCGACCTGGGTCTTCTTGACGAAGTCCGCGGCTTCTTCCGGGTCGGTCAGCATCTGGCTGTGGTCCAGCACGCCTTCGGCGCCGATGCCGTCTTCTTCACCGGCCATGCCGGTTTCCAGCGAGCCCAGGCAACCCAGTTCGCCTTCCACCGACACGCCGCAGGCGTGGGCCATGGCGACGGTCTGTTGGGTGACGCGTACGTTGTACTCGTAGTCGGTCGGGGTCTTGCCGTCTTCGCCGAGGGAACCGTCCATCATCACCGAGCTGAAGCCCAGCTGGATGGAGCGCTGGCAGACGTCCGGGCTGGTGCCGTGGTCCTGGTGCATGCACACTGGGATGTGTGGGAATTCTTCGATCGCTGCCAGGATCAAGTGACGCAGGAACGGCGCGCCGGCGTATTTGCGGGCACCGGCCGAAGCCTGGACGATCACCGGAGAGTCAGTCTTGTCAGCGGCTTCCATGATGGCGCGCATCTGCTCAAGGTTGTTGACGTTAAAGGCTGGAACGCCGTAGCCGAACTCGGCTGCGTGGTCCAGCATCTGACGCATGCTGATAAGTGCCATTAGTGTGTCTCTCCCGGTCGAGGGTCGTTAATCGTGCCAGCCTGCCGGAGCGGCGGCGGCTATTCAAGTCATTGCGGATCGGGGGTCGGCCCCGTTCTGCGTGTTCAATGAAACAAAAACTCAAAACGTATGGAGGCCCCTGTGGGAGCGGGCTTGCTCGCTCCCACATTGGATCTCAGTGGATCAATCAGCCTTGCAGCCACGCCCAATCAAGTCATTGGTGGCGACCCAATACACCAGGCCTTCCTCACCCTTGACGTGGAACGCCAGCATGTCATCGCTGTACAGCGAACCCGACGCGCCTGGCTCCTGCTTGAGGTGATAAACCTTATCCGCGCCGCCCAGGCGTACATCGACTTCCTCGCGGGCGGCATCGGTGTAGCGCCAGAGCACTTTGGCCTCGCTGTCACAGGTCCAGGTCGTCCAGCCCTGTGCAACAGGTTCGGACGAGTGCAAAAAACCCAGTTGCGCACAACCGCCCAGCAATGCCAACGCCACGACGGCGATCAAGCCTTTCATCCGTGTTCCTCGACTGACGACGCGCGCCGCCAGCCATGAGTAAAAAGTCTGACCCGTCAAGGACAGCCATGTTCCTTGACGGGGGTTTGCGTCTCGTATTTGTCCAGGCCATCCGGCCCGGAACGCTTGTTCAGCACCGGGTTGGTCTCGGCCTGCCATTCGGCCTGGTAGCAGCCCTTTTCAGGCGGCGTCCCAGTCTCGGGGGCCGTTTCCTTCGGGCTGCTCGAGCAGGCCGCCAGCACCGTCGCCGCCAACAGCAACGTGAACGTCTTGACCATCAGAACACTCCTTTGCCTGGTCAACGCAGCTTCAAGCCTTGGCCCGGCTTTCCAGGACTTCCACGGCAGGCAACACTTTGCCTTCGACGAACTCCAGGAATGCGCCGCCGCCGGTAGAAATGTAGGAGATCTGCGAGGCCACGCCATATTTGTCGATGGCCGCCAGGGTGTCGCCGCCGCCAGCGATGGAGAATGCGTCGCTCTCGGCGATGGCCTGGGCCAGCACCTTGGTGCCGTTGCCGAACTGGTCGAACTCGAACACGCCGACCGGACCGTTCCACAGGATAGTCTTGGAAGATTTCAGCAGTTCGGCGAAGTTGGCTGCGGTTTGCGGGCCGATGTCGAGGATCATGTCGTCCTCGGCTACGTCATCGATCAGCTTGACGGTGGCGGTGGCGCTTTCTGCGAATTCCTTGGCCACGACCACGTCCACCGGCAACGGCACGCTGACCTTGGCGGCGATTTCCCGGGCGGTGTCCAGCAGGTCCGGCTCGTACAGGGATTTGCCGACCGGGTGACCGGCCGCGGCGAGGAAGGTGTTGGCGATGCCGCCACCGACGATCAACTGGTTGCAGACCTGGCTCAGACTGTTGAGCACGTCCAGCTTGGTGGAGACCTTGGAGCCGGCAACGATGGCCGCCATCGGCTGGGCCGGGGAGCCCAGGGCCTTGCCCAGTGCGTCCAGTTCAGCAGCCAGCAACGGGCCTGCGGCGGCGATTTTGGCGAACTTCGCCACGCCATGGGTCGAACCCTCGGCGCGGTGGGCGGTGCCGAACGCGTCCATCACGAACACGTCGCACAGGGCAGCGTATTGCTGGGCCAGCTCGTCGGCGTTCTTTTTCTCGCCTTTGTTGAAACGCACGTTTTCGAACAGCACGACATCACCGGGCTTGACGTCCACGCCGCCCAAGTAGTCGGCCACCAGCGGCACGTCACGGCCCAGGGCACGGCTCAGGTAATCGGCGACAGGCTTGAGGCTGTTCTCGGCCGAAAATTCGCCCTCGGTCGGACGGCCCAGGTGCGAGCAGACCATCACTGCCGCACCTTTTTCCAGGGCCAGCTTGATGGTCGGCAGCGAAGCCAGGATACGCGCGTCGCTGGTGACAACACCGTCCTTGACGGGGACGTTGAGGTCTTCGCGGATCAGTACGCGCTTACCTTGCAGATCGAGGTCGGACATCTTCAACACGGTCATGGGTCGCAATTCCTGGGTAACTGTTTAGAGAGCAGGTTTTTTAGAAGCGGTTTGCAGGTAATGCTCGGCAACGTCCAGCATTCGGTTGGCAAACCCCCATTCGTTGTCGAACCAGGCCAGGATGTTCACTAGCCGAGGCCCGGAAACACGGGTCTGGCTGGCATCGACAATGGCCGAATGCGGGTCATGGTTAAAATCACAACTGGCATGAGGCAACTCGGTGTAGGCCAGAAGGCCTTTGAGCGGACCGCTAGTGGCGGCTTCGCGCAGGATCCGGTTGACCTCGGTGGCGTCGGTATCGCTCACGGTCTGCATCGTAATGTCGAGGCAGGACACGTTGACCGTCGGCACCCGCACGGCTTTGGCCTGAATTCGCCCGGCAAGTTCCGGCAACAGCCGTTCGATGCCGCGCGCCAGACCAGTGGACACCGGAATCACCGACTGGAACGCCGAACGGGTGCGGCGCAAGTCTTCATGGTGGTAGGCGTCGATCACCGGCTGGTCGTTCATCGCCGAGTGAATGGTGGTGATCGACACATATTCCAGGCCAATGGCCTGGTCCAGCAGGCGCAACAGCGGTACACCGCAATTGGTGGTGCAGGACGCGTTGGACACCAGCAACTCGTCGCCGGTCAGGCAATCCTGGTTCACACCGTAGACGATAGTGGCATCCACGTCCGCTTCACTGGCCATCGGCTGGGAAAACAGCACCCGTGGCGCGCCAGCAGCGAGAAAACGCTGGCCGTCTTCGCGGGTGTTATAGGCACCGGAGCACTCGAGCACCAGATCGACATCCAGGGACGCCCAATCGATGCTTTCGGGGGTGGCACTGCGCAGGACTTTCACGCAGTCGCCATTAATATGCAGACAATCGCCCTCGACCCGCACTTCGCCGGGAAACCGGCCGTGGGTGGAGTCAAAGCGTGTCAGGTATTCGATGCTGGCCATGTCGGCCAGATCATTGATCGCCACGATCTCGAAACCAGCCTTGGCCCCTCGCTCGAACAACGCACGCAAGACGCAACGACCTATCCGGCCGTAGCCGTTGAGTGCAACTTTGTAGGGACGCGGTTGGGGCATGGGGTTCTCGATAGTCGCGGGAAACGAATTCGTGCTGACCACACAAATCCCTGTAGGAGCTGACGAGTGAAACGAGGCTGCGATCTTTCCCCCAACGCTTGAATCTCAAGTGAAAGATCAAGATCAAAGGATCGCAGCCTCGCTACACTCGTCAGCTCCTACAGGAAGCGCGGTGGTCTCGGCCACCGCCTCGTGTCTTAGTCTTCCAGCAGCTCTTCAGCCTGGCCCAGGATATTTTCCAGGGTGAAGCCGAATTCCTCGAACAGCGCCGGCGCAGGTGCCGATTCGCCGTAGGTGGTCATGCCGATCACGCGACCTTCCAGGCCCACGTACTTGTACCAGTAATCGGCATGAGCAGCCTCGATGGCGATCCGCGCACTGACCTGCAATGGCAACACCGCTTGCTTGTAGCCAGCATCCTGGGCGTCGAACACGCTGGTGCAAGGCATGGACACTACGCGCACGTTGCGGCCCTGCTCGGTCAGCTTGTCGTAGGCCTGGACGGCCAGGCCGACTTCGGAACCGGTGGCGATCAGGATCAGCTCAGGCTCGCCAATGCAGTCCTTGAGCACGTAGCCGCCGCGGGTGATGTCACCGATCTGGTCGGCATCGCGGTTCTGGTGCTGCAAGTTCTGGCGGGAGAAGATCAGCGCCGACGGGCCATCGTTACGCTCGATGGCGTATTTCCATGCCACTGCCGACTCCACGGCATCGCATGGGCGCCAGGTGTCCAGGTTCGGCGTGCAACGCAGGCTCGCCAGTTGCTCGATCGGCTGGTGAGTCGGGCCGTCTTCGCCCAGGCCGATGGAGTCGTGGGTGAACACGTAGAGCACGCGCTTTTTCATCAGCGCCGACATGCGCACGGCGTTGCGGGCGTATTCCATGAACATCAGGAAGGTCGCGCCGTAAGGTACCAGGCCGCCATGCAAGGCCACGCCGTTCATGATTGCGCTCATGCCGAACTCGCGAACGCCGTAGTACATGTAGTTGCCGCTGGCGTCTTCAGCGCTGACACCTTTGCAGCCTTTCCACAGGGTCAGGTTGGAACCGGCCAGGTCGGCCGAACCGCCCAGCAGTTCCGGCAGCAATGGGCCAAAGGCGTTCAAGGCGTTCTGGCTGGCCTTGCGGCTGGCGATGGTTTCGCCCTTGGCGGCGACCTCAGCGATGTACGCCGAGGCTTTTTCGGCGAAGTCCGCCGGCAGCTCGCCGCTGAGGCGACGCACCAGTTCATTGGCCAGCTCAGGGAATTCGGCGGAATACGCGGCGAAGCGCTGATCCCATTCGGCCTCGAGCGCGCGGCCTTTTTCCTTGGCATCCCATTCGGCATAGATGTCGGCCGGGATTTCGAACGGGCCGTGGTTCCACTTCAGTGC encodes:
- the tkt gene encoding transketolase; protein product: MPSRRERANAIRALSMDAVQKANSGHPGAPMGMADIAEVLWRDYLKHSPSNPSFADRDRFVLSNGHGSMLIYSLLHLTGYDLSIDDLKNFRQLHSRTPGHPEYGYTPGVETTTGPLGQGLANAVGFALAEKVLAAQFNRPGHNVVDHHTYVFLGDGCMMEGISHEVASLAGTLGLDKLIAFYDDNGISIDGEVEGWFTDDTPKRFEAYNWLVIRNVDGHDPEEIKTAIETARKSAQPTLICCKTTIGFGSPNKQGKEDCHGAPLGAEEIALTRAALKWNHGPFEIPADIYAEWDAKEKGRALEAEWDQRFAAYSAEFPELANELVRRLSGELPADFAEKASAYIAEVAAKGETIASRKASQNALNAFGPLLPELLGGSADLAGSNLTLWKGCKGVSAEDASGNYMYYGVREFGMSAIMNGVALHGGLVPYGATFLMFMEYARNAVRMSALMKKRVLYVFTHDSIGLGEDGPTHQPIEQLASLRCTPNLDTWRPCDAVESAVAWKYAIERNDGPSALIFSRQNLQHQNRDADQIGDITRGGYVLKDCIGEPELILIATGSEVGLAVQAYDKLTEQGRNVRVVSMPCTSVFDAQDAGYKQAVLPLQVSARIAIEAAHADYWYKYVGLEGRVIGMTTYGESAPAPALFEEFGFTLENILGQAEELLED